The genomic region CTGGTCAACTGTTTGGTACCAACCAGAAAATATTTGTTTACGTTTTGGAGGGCTGGGTAGTGGGGCATGTGGGTTTAACAGTATCTGCAGCCTAAATGAAAATGGGAGGCCAACTTGTAACTGCCCACCGggattttctttccttgatCCAAATGATAACTACGGAAGCTGCGAGAGAGACGGTGAATTAGATTGTCATGAAGATGGACAGATATCCAAGGAAGATCTATATGATATTGAGGTGCTACCAGACACTAATTGGCCAACATCTGATTATGAGCGTTACGGAACTAATTATGATGAGCAGGATTGTAAAACATCTTGTTTGAATGATTGTTTCTGTGTCGTTGCCATTTATGGAGGAGGGAGCTGCTGGATGAAGAAGCTACCGCTGTCaaatggaaggaaaaacaGTAGCGATAAGAGCAAGGCCTTCATTAAAGTTCCTAGAGGTGACCGTCCTCCATCATTCCCTAATCTTCGAGAGGCTGATGATGACAAGAACAAACGCAATTTGATCATCACTGGATCAGTACTCTTAGGTACCTCTGTATTTGTAAACTTGGCCTTAATTGGAGCATTGTGCCTCAGTTTTTTCTTCATCTACAAGAAAAAGCTCTCCAAAATTGACCAAGGCGGATTAGAGACAAATTTGCGGCTTTTCACCTACAAAGAACTTGCAGAAGCTACCAATGGTTTCGAGGAAAAGCTTGGGAGAGGAGCTTTTGGCGTTGTTTACAAAGGGACAACGCGAATGAGTGCCAGTGGTTCTAGGATTAGTATTGCAGTGAAGAAGTTAGACAGAGTGGTCACAGATGGGGACAAGGAATTCAAAACtgaaataaatgtgattggGCGGACACATCATAAGAATTTAGTCCAATTACTAGGAATTTGCGAAGAGGGAGAGCAGCGGTTGCTGGTGTACGAGTTCTTAAGCAATGGCACTTTAGCGGAATATCTTTTCGGAAACAGAAAGCCTAGTTGGTGTCAAAGGACCCAAATTGCCTTAGGAGTTGCTAGAGGACTTGTGTACCTACACGAAGAATGCAGCACTCAGATCATCCATTGTGATATAAAGCCTCAGAATATACTTCTTGATGACAATTACAATGCTCGAATATCTGACTTTGGGTTGTCCAAGCTTTTGATGATGGATCAAACACAAACCAAAACGGCTATTAGAGGGACAAAAGGATATGTTGCACCTGAATGGTTTCGGAACTTGCCAGTAACAGTTAAGGTTGATGTCTACAGCTTTGGCGTTTTACTACTGGAAATCATTTGTTGTCGGAGAAGTGTTGTGGATGAGGAGATGGGTGATGAAGGCAACATAATATTAACTTATTGGGCTTATGACTGCTACTCGGAAGGAAAAATAGATGCCTTGGTTAGTAAAGACATGGAGGTCATGAATGATACAAAGAGTTTGGAGAGGTTTTTGATGGTTGCCTTTTGGTGCATTCAAGAGGACCCATGTCTCAGACCCAGTATGAGGAAGGTTATACAGATGCTTGAAGGAGTCGTCCATGTAACTGTTCCCCCAAATCCATCTCCATTTAGCACTATAGGGTGAAAGCGCCTAActcatctttttcatttatttgttttccTTTGGCCAAAGCCCTTCTTGCGTCTCTATGATGGCTGGGTACTTTGTATCTGTTTGCTTTCTGGAGGTAGCTTTGCATATAAATGTTGTCACAACATATGTATTACTTGATTTATCTCGGAATAACATTTTACTACATCAATTAGAAAGATTTCTTAGTTTGCTCAATACTTTCCAAGATCATCATTTGttataaatcttttaataTCATCGAGAAGAGAGAAGAAATAGGAACTCTATGAGAATGAACGATCGATATGGGGATTATAAAACTTATAGCAAAACTTAGCTTTAACAATTTATAGCATATTGTTCCGTTGACACTTTATAGTGAATCATAGTTTCTTTACCCAATTCTCCTTAAACAAAGAAGCACTATAACGCTAAATGACAACTGCTCTCTCTTTAGTCAAAATAATCTGCCCAAAccatttttaaatgaaaaatgctaATTGTAAAGGCGTTCTTGTAATAGGGAAACGAAGCGTtgcaaaaaagtaaaaaagatgaAGCAGAGGTAGTAGAGAGGAAGATTGGAGCAATTTCTGAAGTACTGAGTATTGTGGTAGGTAGAAGAGAATTAAGGAGCAGAATagaattagagagagaaactttGGAGGAGAATATGTTAGCTCTCGAAGGGAAGAGCCCTTCTAAATGAATTGTGAGGCTCTATATATAGTGCTAAAAGTGACGGTTACTCAAGAATAAGCTTTAATGTGCCTAATGAATAACATTATTATGAAGAGCTTTAATGTGAGGAACCGTTATTGTAATTTAGTGTAATAAGACATGTTCTCGAGTAAAAGGTAATAGATAAGAGGTATACGTGAAAAGGTATAAGAAAAGAAGTTGTATGTGAACAAGTACAAGAGAAGAAGTTATACATGAATAGGTAGAAGAGAAGGTGTATGTGAATAGGTATACGAGAACAACGTAGGAGGGTGAAACACTTGTACTTTAGGAAAAGGTTAAGAGGAAAACCTCTTAACTACTTTCATATCTGAGCAACCAAGCCAAACTCTCTAAAACATCCCAAGACGAAAGTAACCTATAAACTCTGCCATTTATTCGAAGTTGCTTTCACTATCATTTATGTGAAGTGGTTATTTTGTACGAAGTAGTTGTTCTACTTGTATTAGTTGTTCCATATGGAGTAGTGCTCACTTATTCTAGCTGTTCTGCATGAAGTAACGCTTCTTTTATTCTAGTTGTTCTGCATGAAGTAACGCTTTCCTTATTCTAGTTGTTCTGCACGAAGTAGCACTTcatttgtttaagttgttCTGTGTGAAGTAGTGCTTCACTTGTTTTGGTTGTTCTTTGTATAATATtatgttgtaaaataattctttagagaatagatattaaccaaaatcaagtatccacattaattaaatgatattttcaaAATGGTACTCAATGCATATTTAAAATGTTTCTTGTCATAGAGATCTTTAAGTTCAAAATTCCATTCTCCAcaccatgaaaaaaaaaaaacaaaaacacttGTTCAAAGAGGTGAGGTTTGTTGAATTGAGAAATGACTCGAGGATGCAGTAAAGTAACAATTGGTTGGCCTCAAAATGTTTTCAAATGGACAGCATGTGACATGTTGCTGCAAGGTGTCACATCTTTATCTCGAGGATATGATCGGTGTAAGGGCCTATATAAGGATAATTTATtagacccaagcaagcctttaaGACAAATCATCTGTTGCAATCAATTAATCGAAACATGGGAGAGGCATCTcaacatacatacatacatacatacatacatacatatatatatacatacatacatatatatatatatataaatatatatatacatatatatatatatgtatgtatgtatatatatataaaccaaATGTATCTCATGAGTAACATTCATCATTTCAAAACAATCTACAATGGCCATACATATTTATCATTATAACTTATATGTATGAAACATAGACAATGTCTCAAGCCATACTTTGGCCTAACttgagcattgtcaatatTCGCAAACCAACTATTAAAAGACTCGACTAGTGAAGTAATATGGGAAAGTACCTATAATCAACTGAGAGCCTCGATGATCACCTACCAAGAGTGATGAAGGGATGACTTTCCAAAGATGCCAACCAAAGATCTATTGATCTAAACACAAAATAGGATTTAACTATGGTGAgatataaaatctcagtgagcaGAAACGAGGGGGCAACAAACTAAACAAAAGAGTGTACATTTGTCTAAAAGCTAAATTATTCATCCACATATGAATTCAAGCATCTCAATTATCATCCATAAGACTAACAAAACCTCTTAAGTATCAGAGAGGATATAACCAAGCATAATCGAACCTAAAACCCTTCATATAGGGTGAAAATACCAAGTGTACAATCAAGGTATTAATACATTTAccaaaagtattgatactttctGGGTAGAATGCTTTCTACCTTTAAGTTATCGATACCCTGAACGCATTCATCTTCTCAAATGTCACATTTTTCATAGCATACCTATAAAAGCAACAAACTAACTTAAATAATAcctaaacttaaataaaaacatcataaaataacttaaagcAATTGAACCCAgtgtaattaaataaaataaaataaatgactaaaaattcCTAATACTTAAATTAAATCTCAAGAACTTTGACAAAATCACCTATAATTGTGACCAAACAACACTATAAAATAAAGTTATCACACCttcaaacttaagatttttctattcttcaagtaaaacataaaagagaaactaaaatggaaaaaacttaaatgatgaaaacaatCATAAATAAACAACTAACTAAAGAGAAGTTGCACCAATTAAATGATTTCtataatttcctcaaaagtgTATCTATAAATCTCtagtttaagataaaatatagacataattcaagttcatgttttaattcaaatgcaagctcATTCTCGAATGGATTTTCGTGTGTTTGCAATCTTTTACAAAGAACATCATACTTATCCAGATAAGTTTATGTcaatgcaaaatttcaaattagtactaAACTCCGTaggtttacttttcatctctctctccactactGTAGACTAATACTAAGTAAGATCAATAGGACTTTattaagcttgtaatgtaaggctagggtcaaggtaggATAAAGGTCATTAATGTGGCTTAAATCATCATAAGCACATAATCATTCTAGGACTTATGTAAAGCTCTATATTTATAAACTCCAAatacaccttttttttttcaactttgaacttttcttttgttcaacactttcttttcttttatttttttcttcatcgAAATTTTTTACACcctaaacttatttctttctattttagGTAGTGCGGTAAATACTCAACatatttttgactttttcatCAATTCCATCTTTCTACCTTATTCAATATTTAGCTCAATACACTTCCTAAAATGATATACAAACTTAGGAATGAGGGatacaaaattggaattttatttaaaaggcTAGGCTaaataattatgtgtttaaacagagaaaaaggaaaaattaggCTCAAAGGGGTATAGtagggataaaaatataacaagggTAGCTAGAAAGGCTCAAAcggtccaaagatggcctaaattATCTCTTTAAGTATTGCCTAAGATTTTGTTTCGAAAGAG from Theobroma cacao cultivar B97-61/B2 chromosome 9, Criollo_cocoa_genome_V2, whole genome shotgun sequence harbors:
- the LOC18589706 gene encoding G-type lectin S-receptor-like serine/threonine-protein kinase RLK1, coding for MAFASCTFIFFLLLLPLLAIAQTDGRVAVGASLTAAHNASPWLSTSGDFAFGFHPTDNEDLFLLSIWFDKIPGKTVVWYAHEDGNPVLVPEGSKIVLNAENGLLLSNARGERVWKSAVARADVAYGVMNDTGNFAIKSRNSDMLWESFAHPTDTLLPAQIMKINGQLFSRQKENNFSRGRFLLSLRENGDLVLNIVNLPTNLVYDGDGPYYNSHTSDPANESNSGNQLIFNESGDVYVLRRNGQRSLLGTGSTLPTPREDFYQRATLDFDGVFAQYYYPKINTGNDSWSTVWYQPENICLRFGGLGSGACGFNSICSLNENGRPTCNCPPGFSFLDPNDNYGSCERDGELDCHEDGQISKEDLYDIEVLPDTNWPTSDYERYGTNYDEQDCKTSCLNDCFCVVAIYGGGSCWMKKLPLSNGRKNSSDKSKAFIKVPRGDRPPSFPNLREADDDKNKRNLIITGSVLLGTSVFVNLALIGALCLSFFFIYKKKLSKIDQGGLETNLRLFTYKELAEATNGFEEKLGRGAFGVVYKGTTRMSASGSRISIAVKKLDRVVTDGDKEFKTEINVIGRTHHKNLVQLLGICEEGEQRLLVYEFLSNGTLAEYLFGNRKPSWCQRTQIALGVARGLVYLHEECSTQIIHCDIKPQNILLDDNYNARISDFGLSKLLMMDQTQTKTAIRGTKGYVAPEWFRNLPVTVKVDVYSFGVLLLEIICCRRSVVDEEMGDEGNIILTYWAYDCYSEGKIDALVSKDMEVMNDTKSLERFLMVAFWCIQEDPCLRPSMRKVIQMLEGVVHVTVPPNPSPFSTIG